From Enterococcus wangshanyuanii, the proteins below share one genomic window:
- the mfd gene encoding transcription-repair coupling factor, which yields MNIIERIGSSQLVQEWQQQLAGSNRQLITGLAGSAKTLIMTSAFKQKKKKIVVAVPNLYYGNQLVEDFRNVLSDDEVYLFPVDEVLSAEMAFSSPEARAERVAALNFLLTEKAGIIVVPVAGLRKYLPSKQTWEQGQLHWEIGSELELDTLAQQLVLMGYERQSLVGKPGDFSIRGSIVDVYPLNSEYPVRAELFDIEIDSLRQFEADTQRSVGAIESVTLSPMTDMIFSQEDLAYGEKQLSKALEKRIAIAKEATERSFLTDYFGQLATSWSQGIPTETAHYYTDFLYEEKTTLLDYLSEDSLIFVDDYARILEAEREIIREENEWHVLKLEEMRVFPEQTFGVDFHEQIRKMPFSATFFSLFQKGMGNLRFQAIHNFQYRSMQQFFGQMPLLKTEMDRWQKQDQTVIVFVPTKERSQKVEELFRDFDISSVTASPNKLLEGKIQIVEGALQTGFELPVEKIVAITEKEIFHTTTKKRARRRTVSNAERLKSYSDLKNGDYVVHANHGIGKYIGMQTLEVDGVHQDYITILYQNDDKLFIPVTQLNLIQKFVASEAKSPKVNKLGGSEWSKTKRKVSSKIEDIADDLIQLYASRESEKGYAFPPDDAYQKEFEDAFPYSETDDQLRSTAEIKHDMEKTRPMDRLLVGDVGYGKTEVALRAAFKAINNNKQVAFLVPTTILAQQHYETMLDRFEGFPVEVGLLSRFRTKKQQSETIEKIKHGQVDIVVGTHRLLSQDVNFSDLGLLVIDEEQRFGVKHKERLKQLRAQVDVLTLTATPIPRTLHMSMLGVRDLSVIETPPENRYPIQTYVMESNPGAIREAIEREMARDGQVFYLYNRVDTIEQKVEEIQALVPEARIAYAHGQMTEVQLENTLFDFIERQYDVLVTTTIIETGVDIPNANTLFVENADYMGLSTLYQLRGRVGRSNRVAYAYFMYEQQKILNEVSEKRLEAIKDFTELGSGFKIAMRDLSIRGAGNLLGAQQHGFIDSVGFDMYSQMLSEAVARKQGKNIQDQKTTVEIDLGIDAYLPTSYISDERQKIEIYKRIRQLENMDMYDELEADLLDRFGEYPDEVAHLLTTGQIKMDGDRALLETIRKRKQEIVFTLSKVGTKTYSVEQIFEALSETQLKADLAVDNEKMTIRLKVPKDMKEAAWLQEVASFTTALRQEKYKTSAVEAE from the coding sequence GTGAATATCATCGAACGAATCGGTTCAAGTCAGCTGGTTCAAGAATGGCAGCAACAGTTAGCAGGAAGCAACCGCCAACTAATCACAGGGTTAGCGGGTTCTGCTAAAACACTGATCATGACGAGCGCATTTAAGCAAAAAAAGAAAAAAATCGTCGTTGCGGTCCCTAATCTATATTACGGCAACCAGTTAGTTGAAGATTTTCGTAATGTATTATCTGATGACGAAGTCTATTTGTTTCCAGTGGATGAAGTATTATCCGCTGAAATGGCTTTTTCATCACCAGAAGCGAGAGCAGAACGAGTGGCAGCTCTTAATTTTTTATTGACAGAAAAAGCAGGAATCATTGTGGTTCCGGTGGCAGGGCTAAGAAAATATTTACCCAGCAAACAAACATGGGAACAGGGGCAGCTACATTGGGAAATCGGCAGTGAGCTCGAGCTAGATACATTAGCCCAGCAGTTAGTCTTGATGGGGTATGAGCGGCAGTCTTTAGTTGGAAAACCAGGAGATTTTAGTATCCGCGGCAGTATCGTAGATGTCTATCCATTGAATTCAGAATATCCTGTTCGTGCGGAATTATTTGATATTGAAATTGATTCGCTTCGTCAGTTTGAAGCGGACACTCAGCGCTCAGTTGGTGCGATCGAATCCGTTACGTTATCGCCAATGACAGATATGATTTTCTCTCAAGAAGATTTAGCTTATGGAGAGAAGCAGTTAAGTAAGGCGTTAGAAAAAAGAATTGCGATTGCTAAAGAAGCAACAGAAAGAAGTTTTTTAACCGATTATTTTGGTCAGTTGGCAACTTCTTGGAGTCAAGGAATCCCTACAGAGACTGCTCATTATTATACGGATTTCTTATATGAAGAAAAAACCACATTATTAGATTATTTGTCTGAAGACAGTTTGATTTTTGTTGATGATTATGCACGTATTTTAGAAGCAGAACGTGAAATCATTCGAGAAGAAAATGAATGGCACGTTCTTAAATTAGAAGAAATGCGCGTTTTTCCAGAACAAACTTTTGGTGTAGATTTCCACGAACAAATTCGCAAAATGCCCTTTTCAGCAACTTTCTTTTCGCTGTTTCAAAAAGGAATGGGGAATCTTCGCTTTCAAGCGATTCATAACTTTCAGTATCGTTCGATGCAGCAATTTTTCGGACAAATGCCTTTATTGAAAACTGAAATGGATCGTTGGCAAAAACAAGATCAGACAGTCATTGTTTTTGTGCCTACGAAAGAACGTAGTCAAAAAGTGGAAGAGCTGTTTCGGGATTTTGATATCTCCAGTGTTACAGCTTCGCCGAATAAATTGCTTGAAGGGAAAATTCAAATCGTTGAAGGCGCATTGCAAACCGGTTTTGAACTACCTGTTGAAAAAATCGTTGCAATCACAGAAAAAGAAATCTTCCATACAACTACGAAAAAAAGAGCGCGCCGCCGAACGGTTTCTAATGCGGAACGCTTAAAAAGCTATAGTGACTTAAAAAACGGTGACTATGTCGTTCATGCGAATCATGGGATCGGTAAGTACATCGGTATGCAGACGTTAGAAGTCGATGGTGTCCATCAAGACTACATTACGATTCTCTACCAAAATGATGACAAGCTTTTTATACCAGTCACGCAACTGAATTTGATTCAAAAATTCGTTGCTTCAGAAGCAAAGTCACCTAAAGTAAATAAACTAGGCGGCAGCGAATGGAGTAAAACCAAGCGCAAGGTTTCTTCAAAAATCGAAGATATCGCGGATGATCTGATTCAGCTTTATGCATCCAGAGAATCTGAAAAAGGCTATGCTTTTCCACCAGATGATGCCTACCAGAAAGAATTTGAAGATGCTTTTCCATACAGCGAAACAGATGATCAGCTTCGTAGTACAGCAGAAATCAAACATGATATGGAAAAAACTCGTCCGATGGATCGTTTATTAGTGGGAGATGTTGGCTACGGAAAAACAGAAGTGGCTTTAAGAGCGGCATTCAAAGCAATCAATAATAATAAACAAGTCGCCTTTTTGGTGCCGACGACCATTTTAGCACAACAGCATTATGAAACAATGTTGGATCGTTTTGAAGGATTCCCAGTTGAAGTTGGGTTGCTCAGCCGCTTCAGGACGAAGAAGCAGCAAAGTGAAACCATTGAAAAAATCAAGCATGGACAAGTGGATATCGTGGTTGGAACGCATCGTCTGCTTTCACAAGATGTGAATTTTAGTGATCTGGGATTATTAGTGATCGATGAAGAGCAACGTTTTGGGGTTAAGCATAAGGAACGCTTGAAACAATTACGGGCACAAGTCGATGTATTGACTCTGACAGCTACTCCGATCCCTCGTACTTTGCATATGTCTATGTTGGGCGTTCGGGACCTTTCTGTCATCGAAACCCCACCTGAAAACCGCTATCCGATCCAGACCTATGTGATGGAAAGTAATCCAGGTGCGATCAGAGAAGCCATTGAACGGGAAATGGCAAGAGATGGGCAAGTATTTTATCTGTATAATCGTGTAGATACGATCGAACAAAAAGTTGAGGAAATCCAAGCGCTGGTTCCAGAAGCAAGAATTGCTTATGCCCATGGTCAGATGACCGAAGTTCAGCTGGAGAATACGTTATTCGATTTTATCGAGCGGCAATATGATGTTCTGGTCACAACAACGATTATTGAAACGGGGGTAGATATCCCTAATGCCAATACATTATTTGTTGAAAATGCAGACTATATGGGCTTATCGACATTGTATCAATTACGTGGCCGAGTTGGCCGTAGTAATCGTGTGGCATATGCCTATTTTATGTATGAACAGCAAAAAATCCTAAATGAAGTAAGTGAAAAGCGCTTAGAAGCAATCAAAGACTTTACGGAGTTAGGTTCAGGATTTAAAATCGCAATGCGCGATTTATCGATTCGAGGGGCTGGAAATTTACTTGGCGCACAGCAACATGGATTTATCGACTCGGTCGGGTTTGACATGTACTCACAAATGCTGTCAGAAGCTGTTGCCCGTAAGCAAGGGAAAAATATTCAGGATCAAAAGACAACGGTGGAAATCGATCTTGGGATCGATGCCTATTTACCGACATCCTATATCTCAGACGAACGTCAAAAAATCGAAATTTACAAACGGATCCGCCAGTTGGAAAATATGGATATGTACGACGAACTGGAAGCAGATCTGCTTGACCGTTTCGGTGAATACCCTGATGAGGTGGCGCATCTATTGACCACTGGACAAATCAAAATGGATGGCGATCGTGCATTGCTTGAAACGATTCGCAAACGTAAACAAGAGATTGTATTTACTTTGAGTAAAGTCGGAACAAAAACTTATAGCGTAGAACAGATTTTTGAAGCGTTGTCTGAAACGCAGCTAAAAGCAGATTTAGCTGTGGACAATGAAAAAATGACGATCCGGTTGAAAGTGCCGAAAGATATGAAAGAAGCAGCATGGCTGCAAGAAGTAGCTTCATTTACCACTGCTTTAAGACAAGAGAAATACAAAACAAGTGCAGTGGAGGCTGAGTGA
- the pth gene encoding aminoacyl-tRNA hydrolase: MKMIVGLGNPGSKYQETKHNIGFITIDEIAHRYNATFNKSQFEADIAQFFIGTEKIMLVKPLTFMNESGRSVGPLMTYYGVADEELIVIYDDLDLAVGKIRLREKGGAGGHNGIKSLIAHLGTNVFPRIKVGIGRPLGNTPVVHHVLSGFPKEQHEEILLAVKSAADAAIYASEGHTFIDTMNHFNGK, from the coding sequence ATGAAAATGATCGTTGGATTAGGTAATCCTGGAAGTAAGTATCAAGAAACGAAACATAATATTGGTTTTATAACAATTGATGAAATTGCACATCGTTACAATGCAACCTTTAATAAAAGCCAGTTTGAAGCAGATATTGCGCAATTTTTTATCGGTACGGAGAAAATCATGCTAGTTAAGCCTTTGACCTTCATGAACGAATCAGGCCGTTCAGTAGGTCCATTGATGACTTATTATGGAGTGGCTGATGAAGAGCTGATCGTCATTTATGACGATTTGGATTTAGCGGTTGGCAAGATTCGTCTGCGGGAAAAAGGCGGTGCCGGTGGACACAATGGAATAAAAAGTTTGATTGCTCATCTTGGGACAAATGTGTTTCCAAGAATTAAAGTAGGCATCGGCCGTCCACTTGGCAATACGCCAGTTGTCCATCATGTATTGAGTGGATTTCCTAAAGAGCAGCACGAAGAGATTTTACTAGCTGTGAAAAGTGCAGCAGATGCAGCGATCTATGCTAGCGAAGGGCACACCTTTATTGATACAATGAATCATTTTAACGGTAAATAA
- a CDS encoding L-lactate dehydrogenase, translating to MTAAAGNKDHQKVILVGDGAVGSSYAFALVTQNIAQEVGIIDIDTKKTEGDAADLSHALAFTSPKKIYAATYDDCHDADLVVLTAGAAQKPGETRIDLVHKNLKINKQIVTAIVDSGFNGIFLVAANPVDILTYSTWKFSGFPKERVIGSGTSLDSARFRQAIAELVDVDARNVHAYILGEHGDTEFPVWSHANVAGLQIYEWVKNNPDTDEEAMVNLFFNVRDAAYSIIEKKGATFYGIAAALARITKAILDDEDSVFPLSVYLDGEYGQNDIYIGAPAVINRQGIKQVIEIPLTDSEMDRMNASANALKDVIKSAFEKFEAENN from the coding sequence ATGACTGCAGCAGCAGGAAATAAAGATCATCAAAAAGTAATTTTGGTTGGAGATGGCGCTGTCGGATCTAGTTACGCATTTGCCTTAGTCACACAAAACATTGCACAAGAAGTTGGAATTATAGATATAGATACAAAGAAAACTGAAGGGGATGCTGCTGACTTATCTCACGCACTAGCATTTACTTCTCCTAAGAAAATTTATGCTGCTACTTATGACGATTGTCACGATGCTGACCTTGTCGTATTAACTGCAGGAGCTGCTCAAAAACCTGGTGAAACAAGAATCGATCTCGTTCACAAAAATTTAAAAATCAATAAACAAATCGTAACAGCGATCGTTGATTCTGGTTTTAATGGCATTTTCTTGGTTGCAGCAAATCCAGTTGACATTTTAACTTATTCTACATGGAAATTCTCAGGATTTCCAAAAGAACGCGTTATTGGCTCAGGAACTTCTTTAGACTCTGCACGTTTCCGTCAAGCAATCGCAGAATTAGTCGATGTTGATGCCCGTAACGTCCATGCTTACATTTTAGGAGAACACGGAGATACTGAATTTCCAGTTTGGTCTCATGCAAATGTCGCTGGTCTCCAAATTTATGAATGGGTCAAAAATAATCCTGACACGGATGAAGAAGCTATGGTCAACTTATTCTTCAATGTACGGGATGCTGCTTATTCGATCATCGAGAAAAAAGGCGCAACATTCTACGGGATCGCTGCAGCTTTAGCCCGTATCACAAAAGCGATCTTAGATGATGAAGATTCTGTTTTCCCACTTTCTGTTTACTTAGATGGTGAATATGGACAAAATGATATTTATATCGGCGCACCAGCAGTCATCAACCGCCAAGGAATCAAACAAGTCATTGAAATCCCATTGACAGATTCTGAAATGGACCGGATGAACGCTTCTGCAAATGCGTTAAAAGACGTGATCAAATCTGCATTTGAAAAATTCGAAGCTGAAAATAATTAA
- a CDS encoding aldehyde dehydrogenase family protein, protein MSRPIDVRNTVDDAYQLYIDGKWTKGSGSQTISSYNPSNGEKLADFVDATHADVDQAVAAAQEAFKTWKDVDVATRSHLLLEIADLIDENKEHLALVETLDNGKPLRETMTIDVPATADHFRYFAGVIRGEEGTVKDFDTDTLSLVIKEPIGVVGQIIPWNFPLLMGAWKLAPALAAGNTVVIHPSSTTSLSLLELFKLLDKVLPKGVANLITGRGSDSGNYMLEHDGFDKLAFTGSTEVGYTVAKAAAEKLIPATLELGGKSANIIFDDANWERALEGVQLGILFNQGQVCCAGSRVFVQEGIYDRFVAALKEKFETIKVGLPWEEGVQMGAQINEKQLKGILEYVEIGTKEGAKLITGGYKITENGLDKGAFLAPTLLADANNAMCIAQEEIFGPVATVMKFKTEEEVIALANQSDYGLGGAVFSQNINTAIRVARKVRTGRMWVNTYNQLPAGAPFGGYKKSGIGRETHKSMLDAYTQMKNIYIVTKEEPDGLYN, encoded by the coding sequence TTGAGTAGACCAATTGATGTTCGTAACACAGTGGATGACGCGTATCAGCTGTATATTGACGGTAAATGGACGAAAGGCTCAGGTAGTCAGACAATCTCTAGTTATAATCCAAGTAATGGTGAAAAGCTAGCTGATTTTGTTGACGCCACTCATGCAGATGTTGATCAGGCAGTCGCAGCGGCGCAAGAAGCATTCAAAACATGGAAAGATGTCGATGTCGCGACTCGCAGTCACTTGTTGTTGGAAATTGCTGATTTAATCGATGAAAATAAAGAGCATTTGGCATTAGTTGAAACGTTGGACAATGGGAAACCCCTTCGCGAAACAATGACGATCGATGTTCCGGCGACAGCAGATCATTTCCGCTATTTTGCTGGAGTGATTCGTGGTGAAGAAGGAACTGTGAAGGATTTTGACACGGATACATTATCGCTGGTCATTAAAGAACCGATCGGTGTAGTAGGACAAATCATTCCTTGGAATTTCCCGTTGTTGATGGGCGCTTGGAAGCTGGCACCGGCACTTGCAGCAGGAAATACAGTGGTTATTCATCCTTCTTCCACAACATCCTTAAGTCTGTTGGAATTATTTAAATTACTCGATAAAGTATTGCCAAAAGGAGTAGCAAATTTAATTACAGGTCGTGGATCAGATTCAGGAAACTATATGCTTGAGCATGATGGCTTTGACAAGCTGGCGTTCACAGGATCAACAGAGGTTGGTTATACTGTAGCAAAAGCAGCAGCCGAAAAATTGATTCCGGCAACGCTTGAGCTGGGTGGTAAATCAGCCAATATCATCTTTGATGATGCGAATTGGGAGCGGGCCTTAGAAGGCGTTCAATTAGGGATTTTATTCAATCAGGGGCAGGTATGCTGCGCTGGTTCTCGTGTCTTTGTCCAAGAAGGAATTTACGATCGATTTGTAGCTGCGCTAAAAGAAAAATTTGAAACGATCAAAGTCGGTTTGCCATGGGAAGAAGGCGTTCAAATGGGTGCCCAAATCAATGAAAAACAATTAAAAGGGATTTTAGAGTATGTAGAAATCGGGACTAAAGAAGGCGCGAAGTTGATTACAGGCGGCTATAAGATTACTGAGAATGGATTAGATAAAGGGGCATTTTTAGCGCCAACGTTATTAGCAGATGCGAACAATGCCATGTGTATTGCACAAGAAGAAATTTTTGGTCCTGTTGCGACAGTGATGAAATTCAAAACAGAGGAAGAAGTCATTGCATTAGCCAATCAATCAGATTATGGGCTCGGTGGAGCAGTCTTCTCACAAAATATCAATACAGCGATTCGTGTTGCCCGCAAAGTGAGAACAGGTCGGATGTGGGTCAATACGTATAATCAATTGCCAGCAGGTGCACCATTTGGCGGTTATAAGAAATCTGGGATCGGCCGTGAAACACACAAATCGATGCTGGATGCATATACGCAAATGAAAAATATTTACATTGTGACAAAAGAAGAGCCGGATGGGTTATATAATTAA
- a CDS encoding transcription repressor NadR, with amino-acid sequence MDGIKRRELILQTLTTAEKPVSASRFAKDLNVSRQIIVGDVALLRAAGQEIIATARGYLLETTQDKKGIWRKIACQHAPEKTAEELSIIVACGGEIIDVVVEHPIYGELTGGLHIRTEKEVQSFIKMYEKSNASLLSELTEGVHLHTIHCADEEMLVRIKEALSEKGILYEN; translated from the coding sequence ATGGACGGAATCAAAAGGCGGGAACTGATTTTACAGACCTTAACGACAGCAGAAAAACCAGTGAGCGCCAGCCGTTTTGCAAAAGATTTAAATGTCAGTCGCCAAATCATTGTTGGCGATGTCGCCCTCTTAAGAGCGGCAGGGCAAGAAATCATCGCGACTGCGCGTGGGTATTTGCTGGAAACAACCCAAGATAAAAAAGGAATCTGGCGTAAAATCGCTTGCCAGCATGCTCCAGAAAAAACGGCAGAGGAGTTATCGATCATTGTCGCATGTGGTGGAGAGATTATTGATGTCGTCGTAGAGCATCCTATTTATGGTGAGCTGACAGGCGGTTTGCATATTCGTACAGAAAAAGAAGTTCAATCATTCATAAAAATGTATGAGAAAAGTAATGCGTCATTGTTATCAGAGCTGACGGAAGGTGTTCATTTGCACACGATTCATTGTGCGGACGAAGAAATGCTGGTGCGAATCAAAGAAGCATTGTCCGAAAAAGGAATTTTATATGAAAATTAG
- a CDS encoding chorismate mutase gives MEEIKTERQKMIDGELYFSADPELITARKFAREQMKLINNEEDRLIRRQLVEETFGSTGTGSYIEPTINFDYGFNIHVGKNFYANFNSIFLDVCPITIGDNCMFGPNAQLYTATHPLHPVKRNSGLEFGKPITLGNNVWLGGGVVITPGVTLGDNVVVAAGSVVTKSFPANCVIGGNPAKVIKEIDVEEKNTSLADQRNKIDALDKKIVALLEERMDAVTSIAEIKKTAGKEILDPSREKEVLEKIAGYVTNDIYKEVMTETYQGIMDASKHFQQQQLD, from the coding sequence ATGGAAGAAATCAAAACAGAACGTCAAAAAATGATCGATGGTGAGCTTTATTTTTCTGCCGATCCAGAATTGATCACGGCTAGAAAATTTGCTAGAGAACAAATGAAACTGATCAATAATGAAGAAGATCGTTTGATTCGTCGTCAGTTAGTGGAGGAAACATTTGGTTCTACGGGTACAGGTAGTTATATTGAACCTACGATCAATTTTGATTATGGTTTCAATATTCACGTAGGGAAAAATTTTTATGCCAATTTCAATAGCATTTTCTTAGATGTTTGCCCGATCACGATTGGAGATAACTGCATGTTTGGACCGAACGCTCAATTATACACTGCGACTCATCCGCTGCATCCTGTAAAGAGAAATAGCGGATTAGAGTTTGGCAAACCGATCACTTTAGGTAATAATGTCTGGTTGGGCGGAGGTGTTGTGATTACACCGGGAGTAACTTTAGGGGATAATGTGGTTGTTGCCGCAGGTTCGGTCGTGACCAAATCATTCCCAGCAAATTGCGTGATTGGCGGCAATCCGGCAAAAGTCATCAAAGAAATCGATGTAGAAGAAAAGAACACATCATTAGCCGATCAACGAAATAAAATCGATGCACTTGATAAGAAGATCGTTGCGCTGTTAGAAGAGCGGATGGATGCAGTGACATCGATTGCCGAAATCAAAAAGACTGCGGGCAAAGAAATTCTTGATCCTTCTAGAGAAAAAGAAGTACTAGAAAAAATTGCTGGTTACGTAACAAACGACATCTATAAAGAAGTAATGACAGAAACCTATCAAGGAATCATGGATGCGTCGAAGCATTTTCAGCAACAACAGTTGGACTAA
- a CDS encoding NAD-dependent protein deacylase produces METIDQKQALHLIKEGKKITFLTGAGISTPSGIPDYRSLSGVYQGIEQPEYLLSATCLIEEPQKFYDFIQTLYHPNARPNMIHSKIATLEKTKETWVISQNIDGLHKTAGSHNLVDFHGSLYDCYCRNCGQKVSVEEYLTSDRHLVCGGQLRPGIVLYEEGLDQQAIVTAIEAVEQSDLIVIVGTSFQVHPFCDLIHYTSEEAVVLVINQTTIQLNRHAYFLNEEAESIFENI; encoded by the coding sequence ATGGAAACGATCGACCAAAAGCAAGCATTGCATTTGATCAAAGAAGGGAAAAAGATTACTTTTTTGACGGGTGCAGGCATTTCTACACCATCAGGGATACCGGATTATCGTTCTTTATCAGGTGTTTATCAAGGGATTGAGCAGCCTGAATATTTATTGAGTGCGACTTGCTTAATAGAGGAACCACAAAAATTTTATGATTTTATCCAGACCTTGTATCATCCAAATGCGCGACCAAACATGATCCATTCAAAAATCGCAACTTTAGAAAAAACAAAAGAAACTTGGGTCATTTCTCAAAATATTGATGGTTTGCACAAAACAGCTGGCAGCCATAATCTGGTTGACTTTCATGGCAGCTTATACGACTGCTATTGTCGAAACTGTGGACAAAAAGTTTCGGTAGAAGAATATTTAACCTCTGATCGGCATCTGGTGTGTGGCGGGCAGCTTCGTCCGGGAATCGTTTTATATGAAGAAGGTTTGGATCAACAAGCAATTGTAACAGCTATTGAAGCTGTTGAACAGTCAGATCTAATCGTGATCGTCGGAACAAGTTTTCAAGTGCATCCCTTTTGCGATTTGATTCATTATACATCAGAAGAAGCAGTTGTTTTAGTTATTAATCAAACAACGATTCAGCTAAATAGACATGCTTATTTTTTAAATGAAGAAGCAGAAAGTATTTTTGAAAATATATAA
- a CDS encoding ABC transporter permease subunit (The N-terminal region of this protein, as described by TIGR01726, is a three transmembrane segment that identifies a subfamily of ABC transporter permease subunits, which specificities that include histidine, arginine, glutamine, glutamate, L-cystine (sic), the opines (in Agrobacterium) octopine and nopaline, etc.) produces the protein MNKKSFSLGLLFALILSFFFAPVLTHAQGEANGDFRVGMEAGYAPFNWSQKTDANGAVPIQGNSSYAGGYDVQIAKKIADGLGKKLVIVQTKWDGLAPALQSGKIDAIVAGMSPTAERRKEIDFTDPYYESQLVVVVQKKGNYADAKNLKDLTGAKITAQLNTFHYSVIDQIPGVNKQQAMDNFSAMRTALASGMIDGYVSERPEGVTATSVNKDLKMLEFSKENGFQTNPEDVQIAVGMRKQDPEITQVNQILSGISSEERTKIMDQAVKDQPAAATSDNEKAGVLTDFKTIWSQYGGMFLRGAGLTLFIALIGTVVGTALGLLIGVVRTIPESENKVVRLFQKIGNALLSIYIEVFRGTPMMVQAMVIFYGLALAFGISLDRTIAALFIVSVNTGAYMSEIVRGGIFAVDQGQFEAAQAIGMTHGQTMRKVVIPQVLRNILPATGNEFVINIKDTAVLSVIGVADLFFQGNSASGANFQFFQTFTIVGIMYLIMTYAITRVLRFVEKKMDGPSAYVKLEDVENVKES, from the coding sequence ATGAACAAAAAATCATTTTCACTGGGGCTACTATTCGCACTTATCTTAAGTTTTTTCTTTGCACCAGTACTTACTCACGCACAAGGAGAAGCCAATGGCGACTTTCGTGTTGGGATGGAAGCGGGCTATGCCCCTTTTAACTGGTCACAAAAAACAGATGCAAATGGTGCCGTTCCTATTCAAGGAAATTCTTCTTACGCTGGCGGCTATGATGTCCAGATCGCTAAAAAAATCGCTGATGGACTTGGCAAAAAATTAGTCATCGTTCAAACAAAATGGGACGGTTTAGCTCCTGCTCTGCAATCTGGAAAAATCGATGCGATCGTTGCCGGCATGAGTCCGACGGCTGAACGCCGCAAGGAAATCGACTTTACAGATCCTTATTATGAATCTCAATTGGTTGTCGTTGTTCAGAAAAAAGGCAATTACGCTGATGCTAAAAACTTAAAGGATTTGACGGGTGCTAAAATCACTGCTCAATTAAATACCTTCCACTATAGCGTCATCGATCAAATTCCTGGTGTAAATAAACAGCAAGCGATGGATAACTTCTCAGCTATGAGAACAGCATTAGCTTCTGGCATGATCGACGGTTATGTCAGCGAGCGACCTGAAGGTGTGACTGCTACAAGTGTCAACAAAGACTTGAAAATGCTGGAATTCTCAAAAGAGAACGGCTTCCAAACAAACCCTGAGGATGTTCAAATCGCTGTTGGGATGCGTAAACAAGATCCTGAAATCACACAAGTCAATCAAATTTTATCTGGTATTTCATCAGAAGAACGAACAAAAATCATGGATCAAGCCGTTAAAGATCAACCTGCTGCTGCAACAAGTGATAATGAAAAAGCAGGCGTTTTAACAGATTTCAAAACAATTTGGAGCCAATATGGCGGGATGTTTTTACGCGGGGCCGGTTTAACCTTATTTATCGCTTTGATCGGTACAGTTGTCGGAACAGCTTTAGGTTTATTGATCGGTGTTGTGCGGACGATTCCAGAGTCAGAAAATAAAGTTGTCCGCCTTTTCCAAAAGATCGGTAACGCGCTACTTTCGATCTATATCGAAGTATTCCGTGGAACGCCTATGATGGTACAAGCAATGGTTATTTTTTATGGTTTAGCATTGGCCTTTGGTATTTCTTTGGATCGGACAATCGCAGCATTATTCATCGTTTCGGTCAACACAGGTGCTTATATGTCAGAAATCGTTCGTGGTGGTATTTTTGCGGTCGATCAAGGACAGTTCGAAGCTGCTCAAGCCATCGGTATGACACATGGGCAAACGATGCGTAAAGTCGTTATTCCTCAGGTATTGCGAAATATCTTGCCTGCTACAGGGAATGAATTTGTGATCAACATCAAAGATACCGCAGTGTTAAGTGTTATCGGAGTAGCTGACTTATTCTTCCAAGGAAATTCGGCTTCAGGTGCAAACTTCCAATTTTTCCAAACCTTTACAATCGTCGGGATCATGTATTTGATTATGACTTATGCGATCACACGTGTATTACGCTTTGTTGAAAAGAAAATGGATGGCCCATCTGCTTATGTCAAACTTGAAGATGTAGAAAATGTAAAAGAAAGCTAG